Below is a window of Lacrimispora xylanolytica DNA.
ACCGTAGCAAGAGAAGATGTTGTAATTGATGCTTCTGGCTACGTGGTAGCGCCTGGCCTTATGGATGTACATGTTCATTTCCGTGATCCCGGACTTACCTATAAAGAAGATATACAAACAGGAGCCAGGGCCGCCGCCAAGGGAGGCTTTACTACGGTTGTCTGCATGGCAAATACAAAACCGCCCATTGATAATGTAGAAACCTTAAAATACGTGCTGAAAGAGGGCGAGAAGACCGGAATACGGGTTCTTTCAGCCGCAACCGTATCCAAGGGGCTTATGGGCGCTGAATTAACGGATATGGAGGCATTAAAGGCCAATGGTGCCGCAGGATTTACCGATGACGGAATTCCTCTTTTAAACGAAACCCTTGTGAAAGACGCCATGGAAATGGCGGCAAAGCTGAATCTGCCTTTAAGCTTTCACGAAGAGGATCCAGCATTTATTGTAAATAACGGCATTAACCATGGAAGCGTTTCAGAGCAGCTTGGAATCTATGGTTCTCCAGCACTTGCAGAAGACAGTCTGGTAGCCAGAGATTTAATGATTGCCCTTCATACAAAAGCGCCCGTAAATATTCAGCATATCAGCTCAAAGAGTTCTGTGAAGGCAGTGAAGTTTGCAAAGGAGCTGGGAGCAGAGGTGTATGCGGAAGTGACTCCTCACCATTTCTCTTTGACAGAGGAGGCGGTGTTAAAGCATGGGACTCTGGCGAAGATGAATCCCCCGCTTCGGACCGAAGAGGACAGACAAGCTCTCATTCAGGGATTAAAGGACGGAAGCATTGATATCATTGCTACGGACCATGCGCCTCACAGCACTGAGGAGAAGGCGAAGGGGCTTAAGGAAGCGCCAAGCGGAATTATCGGCCTGGAAACCGCCCTTTCTCTGGGTGTGACCAATCTGGTGCGTCCCGGTCATTTGACCATGATGGAGCTGATGGAAAAAATGAGCCTTAATCCTTCAAAGCTTTACCGGATACCATTTTCGGGAATTCAAATGGATGGCCCGGCAGATCTGGTGATTTTTGACCCTGATGAAACATGGACGGTGGGAGAATACGTATCAAAGTCCGTCAATTCCCCGTTTACCGGTGAATCTTTGTATGGAAGGGTCAAATACACCATTTGTAAGGGTAAAATCGTATATCAGGATGAAAAAGACTGACCGATAAGCAGAAGAAAGCATTTGGGGGAATTCAGTGAGAATAAATGAAATGGAGATCAAGGGAAAGGATCAGCCTCTTCTGGCAAAGGAAAATGATCCTTCTACCAGTGAGATCCGAAAAGCAGTGGAACAGGCAATGCTTAGAGAGACCATTGCAGCAGAGGCCAGCTTTATTGAAGAGGTTGGAGAGAATGTAAAGGCTTCTCAGACAGATGCCAGCAATGCTCCAAAAGAAGAAACCAGGGAGCCGGAAAAATCAACGGACCGGGCAGCCATTTCTGAGGAGGGGGATCCCTATAGGGACCGAAGGGATGGCAATGAAGAGCTTGACCGGATACGGGAAGAAGAGAAGTTAAAAGAAGCACTGAAAGCTTTAAAGGATTGGATGCCATCTTTTAATAAGATGGTTGAAGATGAAATCAATGATCTTACAGCCATGTACCAGGAACTTCTTCGGTCTATTCTGGAACACATCCCGGTTGGCAGCAGAGAGGCACAGATTTCCACCTTAAATGAAAAGCTTTCAGAGCTTTTGTTAAAGCTGCTTAACAGCCGTCTGGGGGAGCTAAAGGCCCTCCTTGACACTTATGGCTCGAAAGAAGCGAAGGAAGCTGTAAGAAAGGCCCTGTATTACAATGTCACCGGAAAGGCCATTGATAGAAAAGAACTTCTTATTATATTTAAAGATCTGTTCAATGCTGATATGGGATTAAAAGATGGGAAGGATTCGTTAAGTTCCTCTCAAAAATATTCACAGGGTCAGGAACGACAGGGAATGATTTACCAGCCGGATGGAAGCGGCAGGATAAAAAATGAACCAGGATATGCTGGACGGATTGCAAAGGAAGCTTATCTTCCCCAGCCTCATTGGACCAAAGAAATGGCGCTGGAAGTTAAAAACATTTCTGGAGCCCAGGTTTCTATTTCTCCTATGGCAGAAAAAAATGTATACACGATCCAAGACCTTGCTCTGGCAGAACGGTTCTCAGAATACATCAATCATTCTGGAAACTTATTTGGTGCTGCCGCTCTGTCTGGAAGCAGCGAAGAGCTATACGGCTTCCTTGCTGCCCTGATGACGATAAAGACTCAAGTATACTGTATTCGCTCTGGGCTGGATAAAGGCCTGGCCTCAGAACTGAGAGAGGCGGTAGACCGGCTCATTGATTTTTACATACAGGAAGAGTATAGAAGATCTTCGGAAAATGGAAGGCAAAGTCAGGGACAAAAACCATTCTTTCAGCCAAAGGACGCCTATAAGATCTTTTATTATATTATGGGACTCTATCATACCAATGGAGACCTTAGTGAAAGCTTCAATAAGGGCATTCGCCAGGCATACCGCCAGTTCTTAAAGAAACAGGAAGGGATAAAGGCATCTGAGGAATCTTTTTGCTTTTTTTCCGGGGAGAAAAAGGATACAAGAGAAGACTGGAAGGCTGGCAAGCGGTATGTAGAGCAGGATTTTAAGGAATTTACAGCCCTTTTAAATGAGTCTGGAGAAAATATGCTGCCCATTGGTGTATTGGAGTTAAGTCCTTGGGGTATGTTTTTAGAGCCGGAACCCTCTGATAATAAAGAGAAAGGTTTGGCCCCGCCCCACCTTATTTGGGGCCTGGGTCTTATCCTTTTTGTATTTATTTTAAGCCTTATTATTTCAATAAGATAATTCTTACCAGTCATTTTCTTCTTTACAGAAATACTTTACTGTGCTACCATGGTAACACATGAAATTAAAGAGGAGGATACAAGGATGAAAAAAATAATGATAAAAGCAGCGCTGGTATTAGGGACACTGGCAATGCTTACCGGATGTTCTGGCAAAAAGGAGGCAGCTCCCACCAGTGCAGCAGAGGCAGGCAAGACAACGGAATCGGCTCAGGCAACTGAGGCAGGAAAGACTGCAGATGGAGAGGATACGTTTACTGTAGGATTTGATCAGGATTTTCCTCCCATGGGCTTTAAGGCAGATAACGGAGAATACACTGGGTTTGATTTAGACCTGGCAAAGGAAGTAGCGAAACGTTTAGGAAAGAAATTCGTGGCACAGCCAATTGCCTGGGATGCCAAGGATATGGAGCTTCAGTCTGGAAATATTGATTGTATCTGGAATGGTTTTACCATAACGGGCAGGGAAGACGGTTATACCTGGTCCAAGCCTTATATGAAAAACAGTCAGGTATTTGTAGTGGGTAAGGATTCGGGCATTAAAACACTTTCTGACCTTTCGGGAAAGGTAGTTGAGGTTCAGGCAGATTCTTCTGCGGAAAAGGCCATTAAAGAAGATGATGCGTTATTAAAGACCTTTAAGACTTTGCAGACCACACCGGATTATAACACTGCATTTATGGATCTTGAAATGGGAGCTGTAGATGCTGTGGCAATGGACGTCATTGTGGCGGCTTACCAGATTGAGCAGAGAAAAGCAGATTTCGTTATTTTAGAGGAATCCTTATCCGCCGAAGAGTACGGCGTTGGGTTTAAGAAAGGCAATGAAGCCTTAAGAGATCAGGTGCAGGAACAGTTAGAAGCCATGGCAGCCGATGGCACATGTAAGAAGATTTCAGAGCAGTGGTTTGGAAAAGATGTTACCACTGTTGGAAAATAAGAGGATGTAATTGGAGGAGTAATCATGACTTTTATACAGATACTTTCACAGCTGGCAGGCGGGATGTGGGTCAGCATCCAGATATTTGTGGTGACGCTGGTCTTTTCCCTGCCCCTGGGGCTTTTGGTTTCCTTTGGGCGAATGTCCAAGAACCGGGTCATACAGGCCATTGTAAAATTCTATATTTCAGTCATGAGGGGAACTCCCCTGATGCTGCAGCTGATGGTAGTTTATTTCGGTCCTTATTACCTGCTTGGGATTAAGGTGAGTAATGATTACCGTCTGATTGCTGCATTCATTGGCTTTGTGATCAATTATGCAGCCTATTTTGCAGAGATCTACAGAAGCGGAATACAGTCGATGCCAGCTGGTCAATATGAGGCTTCAAAACTTCTTGGCTATTCCAAGGCACAGACCTTTGTAAGAATCATTTTCCCTCAGGTGGTAAAACGGATTTTACCTTCTGTGACCAATGAGGTAATTACCCTGGTAAAGGATACCTCCCTTGCATTTACCATCAGCGTTCTGGAGATGTTTGCAGTGGCAAAGGCCATGGCGTCTTCTCAGACAAGCTTAATCCCCTTTGTGGCAGCAGGACTTTTTTACTATGTGTTCAACCTGGTTGTAGCTGTTGGGATGGAATACATAGAAAAACGAATGAATTACTACGAATAGGAGGATTATGATGTATTTACTGGAAATGAACCACGTGCGAAAATCATTTAACGGCCAGGAGGTTTTAAAGGATATCTCCCTGTCCGTAAAAGAAGGTGAAATCGTCTCCATCATCGGTCCCTCCGGTTCGGGGAAATCAACGTTGCTTCGCTGTGCCACCATGCTGGAACAAATGGACGGGGGAGAGCTTGTTTATCTGGGAGAAAAGGCGGCCTGGAATGAGGCTGGCGGAACAAGCATTTATGCAGATAAGGATAAATTAAAGAAGATTCAAAAGAACTACGGACTTGTATTTCAGAACTTTCACTTATTCCCTCACATTTCAGTTCTTCAAAATATTATGGATGCACCTCTTCATGTCCAGAAACGTAATAAGGAAGAGGTGTATGGAGAAGCGGTGAAGCTTTTAAAAAAGATGGGGCTTGAGGATAAGGCTAAAGCGTATCCGTGTCAGCTTTCCGGCGGTCAGTGCCAGAGAGTTGCCATTGCAAGGGCATTGGCGTTAAATCCTAAGATTCTCTTTTTTGACGAGCCCACCTCTGCTCTGGATCCGGAGCTTACTGGTGAGGTGTTAAAGGTGATTCGTTCTCTGGCGGATTTGCAGATCACCATGGTCATTGTTACTCATGAAATGGCGTTTGCAAGAGATATCTCGGACCGTGTTATTTTTATGGCTGACGGTGTTATTGTAGAGGAAGGGACGCCGGAGGAAGTGTTTTCTTCTTCTAATGTTCGGACTCAGAGTTTTCTTGGAAGGTACGGAGAGAATATATAGGAATTAGGAATTTACAATAAAATAACTGAAGATTTTTCACATACCCCTGGAGATGATGGCTTATGCATTTTCGGGGGTATTGCGTTCTCATTCTTTATATTGAAGCAAAACAAATAATTTTAATCTCAAAAGCGTTTAGCCAAGATCAATGACTGCGAGTACACATAAATCATCTGCTATGAGAGAACTCTTGTTGGGAGTTGTGATAATTTGTAAATCAGCGTTAGAGTCAAAAACGATCCACACGTAGCCAACACCAAATAAAGACATCGCATTTCTTTTGATTTCGTTAAAAACTGTTCGACTGATCCGAGGCTTCTTTTGCTTGCAGGATATAAATACGCAGTCTGGTAGCAATCTGTAGGGTTGGACATACCATTAAAGTATATGAGGTGATTATAAATAACACTGGCATTATTAATGACAGACTGTCGTATTATTTCGAACCTAGAGCTGGCCATGACCTGGAGTGTGCGCTGTATGTATCCGATCAGGAAGGGGTGCCGCTCATTGGAGAGTATCGAAATTAGTGAAATAGTGCTAAATTTGTTTGGAAAGTATACCAATTGCCCAGGTTGATATAAGATGATAATATAAATGCATTCTAAAACATAAATCAAGTGCTGAAATCCCAGAATACTATAATCGATTATATTGAAAAATTTACAGGTCATTTGTTACTCTCAGAGGGCTTTTTTTCTGCACTTTATTTATTGATTTGGATTAAGTATAACAGCAATAATTACAATAAAAAAATTTGGGAGGGGCATTGTATGAAAAAAATAAGCAAATTATTAAGTTTCGCAATTGTATTAATGGCAGTAATAACATCCTATTCTTCTATTGGTTTTGCCGCAGTTACTAAACAATTAGATTTATCTAATTGGAAAAGTGTCATATTAGCAAATTCTAACGATCCACAACCTAATTGGAAATTAGACTCTTCTAAAACTACAGTAACACAAACGGTAAATGCTAAAGCGTCAGCCTTTCTAAGTGATATCGAGTGCAATAATGCTAAAATAAAAGGTAATTTTAGTGTTAATACTAATTCAGATGATGATTTCATAGGCTTTGTTTTTGGATACAAAGATGTAGGCCATTATTATTTGTTTGATTGGAAAAAAATAAGTCAAGACGCTGCAAAACAAGGAATGAGCGTTAAACTTATAAATACAGATGATTCTGTTAGTGCCGGTGATTTGTGGATAACAACGGGAAGTGAAAATAAAGTTACTTCTTTGTATAATAATAATATTGGATATAAAGCAAATACGGTATATAATTTTAATTTGAATTTTACAGGTGAGGGAAGTTTTAATATCGTTGTAAAAGAGGGAGATAAAATTTTAGCTAATATAACAATTAATGATAGCACGTATACATCAGGTAAATTTGGATTTTATAATTTTTCTCAGAGTATGGTTAATTATAGTGGTTTTACAATGGAAGAATTACCATCAGCTTTAAAAACCATTGGCGGCGATTCTAAAGTGAATTTAACATGGGACGCATTAACCGATGCTACAAGCTATATCGTTAAACGTTCCACAACCCCAGGAGGTCCATATACACCAATAGCAACAGATGTAAAAGATACTACATATACAGATACAGATGTTACTAATGGAACTACATACTATTATATTGTAACTGCGATAGTTGCTGGCAGGGAAAGTGGTAATTCGAATGAAGCCTTAGCTACTCCAGAGGCATCTCAAACACCTCCCGCAACCGAAGCTAAATTAAAAGTAGTTTTAGAAGTATCTGAAACTCTCCAATTGAGTGTAGATGATGACTTAAATATTAATACACAAATGATGTGGTCTTCTTCAGAACCAACAGTTGCTACAGTAAATGAAAAAGGTATAGTGACAGCTTTGGTGCCTGGTAATACGGTTATAACAGTTAAAAGTACGGACGGATCGTATACAGATTACATAAATGTATTAGTTGTAGAAAATGCAGACGATTACAGGCTTGCAATTGATTTAAAAATAGGAGAGACGGCCAGATTGACTGTAGATGATTTTACTAACACAGCAAATGTGACATGGGCTCCTATGGATTCATCAATAGCGAACGTAACCAGTAAAGGAAAAGTTACAGCACTGAGTAAAGGATTGGTTTTAGTTAGTGCAAAGGATGCAGATGGAAATATCATTGGCCGTATCTACGTAAGAGTAAGAGAATAACTTCATTTAGGGCAGGTATCCGGTTTTCCGGTCCTGCCCATTTATGATAGAGGAGATTATATCATTTTCTGACTGTATTTTGACTGCTTTAGATGGTGAAAGATGGTGAGATTAAAAGTCTCTAAAACCACGGTTTTAAGCGGAAAACTACCATTTTTAGGCAATCATTAAAATTATTTAAGAAAAAAGAAAAAGATTTTTCACAATCAGATGTTATACTAAAAGCGAAATCATAGGTGATTGAAAAAAGAAAGAAGAGGATGCTTATGAAGAAAACTTTGATTGCAGCATTGGTTCTCTGTGCTGCCCTTGTATTTACGGCCTGTGGAAAAAAAGCAAGTCAGACACAAAATACCGGAACGACTGCTGAGACCAAGAGCACGGAGACAACGGCCCAGGTAAGCACAGAGGCTCCGGGAAATACCGGGGAATTTAAAATATTAACTGGCAAGGTGATAAGTGTAACTGATAACATGAAAGGCATTACCATTGAAAACGGGAGTGCAAAGACCGTTCTTGATTTAAACGACGCAGCGGTTGAAACATCCTATGCCTTAGACCAGGGAGTCGAGGTATCCGTAGTCTATAAGGGAGAGATTTCAGGGGCAGATGCAAAGAATGCCAAAATCCTTCTTGTATTAGATGCACAGGAGAACATGAAGACCTTGGAAGCCACCGGAACGGTTGCTGACCAGGCAATGAGCACCTTTACCATTCAGACAGAGGACGGCAAAGAGCTTAGCTTTATGAAGAATAATGCAGAAGGTCTTGATTCTGATGTTTTAGGAACGGCTGATGATGACAGCAACGGAAGTAAGGCAAAGGTGAAGGTCACCTATGTATCGGTTACTTATGACGCTGGAAGCATATCCAATTACCCATTAAAGGTAGAAGCTGCCAAGTAAGAAAGAAGATTCCAGGAAAATCCCGGATGGGCATGGCTTTTTTGATAAAAGGCTTGCAAATTCGGGATTTTCATGTAAAATAAGAGAGATGACAAAGTGAGGGGGTCCAATGCCCCTTTTTTTATGGTTTTTTTAATTAATACGCAGATCACAGAAAGGAAATTAAAGATGATTAGTGCACATAACGTAACATTAAGAATCGGGAAGAAGGCTTTGTTTGAGGATGTAAACATTAAGTTTACAGAAGGAAACTGCTACGGCTTAATCGGCGCCAATGGAGCCGGTAAATCCACATTCCTTAAGATTCTTTCCGGTGAACTGGAGACTACGGTCGGAGATATTGTTATAACACCAGGACAAAGACTATCCTTCTTAAAGCAGGATCATTTTAAATATGATGAATTCCAGGTACTTGATACCGTTATTATGGGTAATACAAGACTTTATGAGATTATGAAGGAAAAGGATGCCATCTACATGAAGGAAGACTTCACGGATGAAGACGGCATCAAAGCAGCAGATTTAGAAGGTGAATTCGCTGCCATGAACGGCTGGGAAGCAGAGTCTGACGCAGCCAACCTGTTAAATGGACTTGGAATTGAGACTGATTTACATTATAAATACATGAGAGAGTTAAATGGTGCGGAGAAGGTTAAGGTTCTTCTTGCCCAGGCACTCTTTGGCAATCCTGATATTCTTCTTCTGGATGAGCCTACCAACCATTTGGACTTAGATGCCATTGCCTGGTTGGAAGAGTTCCTTATTAACTTTGAGAATACCGTAATCGTAGTATCCCATGACCGTTATTTCTTAAATAAGGTTTGTACCCATATTGCTGATATTGATTACAGCAAGATTCAGCTTTACGCAGGAAACTATGATTTCTGGTATGAGTCCAGTCAGCTTATGGTGAAGCAGATGAAGGAGTCAAACCGCAAGAAGGAAGAGAAGATCAAAGAACTTCAGGAATTCGTTCAGCGATTCTCTGCCAATGCTTCCAAATCAAAGCAGGCGACTTCCAGAAAGCGTGCCCTTGAAAAGATCGAGTTAGATGACATTAAGCCATCCAGCCGTAAATATCCATACATTGATTTCCGTCCGGCCCGTGAGATTGGAAATGAGGTTTTATCTGTAACCAATCTTTCTAAGACCATTGATGGAGTTAAGATTCTTGATAATCTTTCCTTTACCATTAACCGTGAGGACAAGGTGGCTCTTGTAGGACCAAATGAACTTGCAAAAACCATTTTATTTAAGATTCTTGCAGGAGAGATGGAGCCTGATGAGGGTGAGTATAAGTGGGGAATTACGACGAGTCAAAGCTATTTCCCTAAGGATAACACAGCAGAATTTGATAACGATGATACCATTGCTGACTGGCTGACCCAGTACTCTCCAGAAAAGGATGCTACCTATGTTCGAGGCTTCCTTGGACGTATGCTCTTTGCAGGAGAAGATGGCGTAAAGAAGGTCAAGGTATTATCCGGAGGTGAGAAGGTTCGTTGTATGCTTTCAAAGCTCATGATTTCTGCTTCCAATGTACTTCTGTTGGACGAGCCGACGGACCATTTGGACATGGAATCCATTACTGCTTTAAACAACAGCCTTATCAAATTCCCGGGAGTGATTCTTTTCTCATCCCGTGACCACCAGATTGTACAGACAACAGCCAACCGCATTATGGAAATCGTAAACGGTCAGTTAATTGATAAGATCACTACCTATGACGAATATCTTGAAAGTGATGAGATGGCTCGTAAGAGACAGGTATTTACTTTGACAGAAGAACAGTCACAAGAGAATCAATAATATAAAGACAAATTAAAATTAGAGACAAAGGGAGGTCAGCCGATTCAGTTCCGGCTGGCACGAGCAGCCGGTGCCTAGCCGGCCGTTCCCTTTGTCTTTTTTATGTTACAAAGCCAGGAGCCGACTCATTGGGATTGCATCAAAAGCGCATTAAGTGCTTTATGAGGATTGTTTTCCTTGTTGCGTAATAAGGTTCTCTCGGCTTATAATCAGTTTGGAAAGGAGGTGAAAGGATGGAGACAATTGATTCCTATGCCTATGAATCCCGTATGAGGGGAATCAGTCCTGGTTTTAAGACGGCAGTGGCAGCAGGAGCTTTGATATTCTGTATTGGAGCAAACCAACTGGGCATTTCCGTAGCGGTGCTTTTAAGCATGTCGTCAATTACGGTATGGTTTGGCGGCTTGCCTCTTTTTAAATATTTAAAGCTTCTTAAAATACCTCTTGGTTTTCTGATTCTTGGAACGGTTGCCATTGTAATTGAAATCTCTTCCAGGCCATATGGTCACGTGCTGTTTCATGGGTTTGGACATTATGTTTGGGTATCAGAAGAAGGAGGCATGACAGCTCTTAAACTGGTCTTAAAGGCAGTTGGGGCATTAAGTGCCATGTATATGCTGGTTCTATCTACTCCAGCCAGTGAGATTATCGGTGTTTTAAAATACCTTCGTGTACCAAAGTTAATCATAGAGCTGATGCACATGATCTATCGGTTCATTTTTGTCTTGACGGATACCCAGCGTCTTATGAAGCAGGCCGCTGTATCAAGACTTGGATACCGGGATTTTAAAACCTCATGCCGGACGTTTGGAAGCAGTGCTGGAAACCTGTTTGTGGTTTCCCTAAAGAGGGCAGGGACTTATTACGATGCCATGACAGCCAGGTGTTACGATGGAGAGCTTTTATTTTTATCAGAGGAAAAAGGGGTCAGACCATGGCAGGTAATTGCTGCTCTAAGTTATTTCCTGATTCTCCTTCTGATTTACGTACTGGTACCATAAGAGAAAGAAGGTATGGGATGGAAGATGTACTATTAAAGGCGGAGGGAATTCGCTATTCCTACGGTCAGGAAAAAGAGGCCTTAAAAGGGATTGACCTGACTGTGAAAAGAGGAGAAAAGGTTGCTGTGCTTGGTTCCAATGGAGCTGGAAAATCCACCTTATTTTTGACTCTTAACGGTGTTCTTACTCCGGATGGGGGAAGAATCACTTACCAGGGAAAAGAAATCGGGAGGAAGAACATTCAGGAGCTTCGTAAAAATGTTGGAATCGTATTTCAGGATGCAGATAACCAGATCATAGCATCAACAGTTTTTTCAGAGGTTTCCTTTGGCCCCATGAATTTAAGGCTTCCAAAAGAGGAAGTTAAAAAGCGGGTTCATACTGCACTGGCGGCCATGAATTTAACCGGGATGGAGGAGAGGCCTCCCCACTATTTAAGCGGAGGGGAGAAAAAGCGGGTGAGCATTGCGGATATCATTGCCATGGAACCAGAGGTGATTCTGTTTGATGAACCGACCGCTTCTCTTGATCCGGTCAATGTGGTGATGTTAAAAGAAGTTCTGGATGAGTTATCTGATTTGGGGAAAACTCTTCTGATATCAACCCATGATGTGGATTTCGCCTTTCAGTGGGCAGAGCGTGCCCTGGTTTTTTCCGGAGGTCGATTGATTGCAGACGGTCCCATAAGAGAGGTATTTAATTCTCCTGCGGTGCTGGAGGAAGCAAATTTAAGAAAGCCAGTGATTTTAGAGGTATTTGAAAGTCTGGTAAGATATGGAGTCTTACAAAAGGATGCCATCTGTCCCAGGCATCCAAAGGAGCTTGAGGTGATGTTGGCAGCAGGATCTGGCAAATGAAAATAATTTGACAGAATATGGTATTAAGGCTAAAATAAGAGAGTATTTTGTGAAAGGTGCCTGTGAAAATTCTCCGCAGGATAATAGGGAAAAGGGTGAGAATCCCTTACGGTCCCGCCGCTGTAAATGTGGAGCACAGTTCCATACATCACTGGGTAACTGGGAAGAGGAGCTGTTGTGAGGATGCATGAGTCAGAAGACCTGCCTTTCATTTCGCTGCGCGCCGGTTACGAGCGATGACCGGTGCGGGGGATTTTTTGTGGTACAAAGGATTCCCTTAGAGAGCGCCTGTCTGATGAGTGGGAATCGTCGGATGTAAGGTGCTTATTTTATTGGAAGGAGAATAACAAATGAGTAAGAGAGAAAAAAGTATCATGAAGCTTGCAACCGCATTTGCACTGGCTTTTGGAATTGTTCCAAGCGCCTTTGCCATGCATATTATGGAGGGATATCTGCCGGTAAAATACTGTATTGCCTGGGGAGCAATCTGTGTACCATTTCTGGCAGCGGGATTTTTCTCCATAAAGAAGACCCTTCGGGATAATAGGAAAGCGATGACGATTCTAGCCATGTCAGGTGCCTTTGTCTTTGTCATTTCCTCCTTAAAGATTCCGTCTGTCACAGGGAGCTGCTCTCATATGACAGGGACCGGACTTGGAGCTATCCTCTTTGGGCCGTCGGCGGTCAGCATACTTGGAATCATCGTTTTGATCTTCCAGGCTATTTTGCTGGCGCACGGAGGACTTACCACCCTCGGGGCCAATACCTTTTCCATGGCGATTGCAGGACCGTTCGTGTCTTTTGGAATATATAAATTATGCAGAGGCTTAAAGGTCAATAAGCTTGTCAGCGTGTTCCTGGCTGCCATGCTGGGCGATCTCTTTACATACTGTGTGACCAGCATTCAGCTTGCCCTTGCCTACCCATCAGAGGTTGGGGGTGTAGGGGCTTCTGCCATTAAGTTCTTAGGGGTATTTGCACCGACTCAGCTTCCTCTTGCAATCATTGAGGGAATCCTGACGGCAGTTATTGTTATGACTCTTGAGACTTATGCCCTTCCAGAGTTAAAATCCATTGGATTTTCCAAGGAGGTGGGTTGAGATGACAAAGAAGAATAAAATGATTATGGCCGTTCTGTTACTTCTCGTGTGTCTCATTGCAGTTATTCCTCTCTTTGCAGTAAAGGGAGCGGAGTTTGGTGGTTCTGATGATGCAGGAAGCCAGATGATTTCTGAGATTCGGGGAACAGAATATGAGCCTTGGTTTACTCCAGTGCTTGAGACCATGATTG
It encodes the following:
- a CDS encoding dihydroorotase, with product MWIRNAHVIDPTDKTEKNVDICISDGKITAIGEHLEFTVAREDVVIDASGYVVAPGLMDVHVHFRDPGLTYKEDIQTGARAAAKGGFTTVVCMANTKPPIDNVETLKYVLKEGEKTGIRVLSAATVSKGLMGAELTDMEALKANGAAGFTDDGIPLLNETLVKDAMEMAAKLNLPLSFHEEDPAFIVNNGINHGSVSEQLGIYGSPALAEDSLVARDLMIALHTKAPVNIQHISSKSSVKAVKFAKELGAEVYAEVTPHHFSLTEEAVLKHGTLAKMNPPLRTEEDRQALIQGLKDGSIDIIATDHAPHSTEEKAKGLKEAPSGIIGLETALSLGVTNLVRPGHLTMMELMEKMSLNPSKLYRIPFSGIQMDGPADLVIFDPDETWTVGEYVSKSVNSPFTGESLYGRVKYTICKGKIVYQDEKD
- a CDS encoding amino acid ABC transporter permease, whose amino-acid sequence is MTFIQILSQLAGGMWVSIQIFVVTLVFSLPLGLLVSFGRMSKNRVIQAIVKFYISVMRGTPLMLQLMVVYFGPYYLLGIKVSNDYRLIAAFIGFVINYAAYFAEIYRSGIQSMPAGQYEASKLLGYSKAQTFVRIIFPQVVKRILPSVTNEVITLVKDTSLAFTISVLEMFAVAKAMASSQTSLIPFVAAGLFYYVFNLVVAVGMEYIEKRMNYYE
- a CDS encoding ABC-F family ATP-binding cassette domain-containing protein — protein: MISAHNVTLRIGKKALFEDVNIKFTEGNCYGLIGANGAGKSTFLKILSGELETTVGDIVITPGQRLSFLKQDHFKYDEFQVLDTVIMGNTRLYEIMKEKDAIYMKEDFTDEDGIKAADLEGEFAAMNGWEAESDAANLLNGLGIETDLHYKYMRELNGAEKVKVLLAQALFGNPDILLLDEPTNHLDLDAIAWLEEFLINFENTVIVVSHDRYFLNKVCTHIADIDYSKIQLYAGNYDFWYESSQLMVKQMKESNRKKEEKIKELQEFVQRFSANASKSKQATSRKRALEKIELDDIKPSSRKYPYIDFRPAREIGNEVLSVTNLSKTIDGVKILDNLSFTINREDKVALVGPNELAKTILFKILAGEMEPDEGEYKWGITTSQSYFPKDNTAEFDNDDTIADWLTQYSPEKDATYVRGFLGRMLFAGEDGVKKVKVLSGGEKVRCMLSKLMISASNVLLLDEPTDHLDMESITALNNSLIKFPGVILFSSRDHQIVQTTANRIMEIVNGQLIDKITTYDEYLESDEMARKRQVFTLTEEQSQENQ
- a CDS encoding Fe-Mn family superoxide dismutase, which translates into the protein MSLFGVGYVWIVFDSNADLQIITTPNKSSLIADDLCVLAVIDLG
- a CDS encoding Ig-like domain-containing protein, with product MKKISKLLSFAIVLMAVITSYSSIGFAAVTKQLDLSNWKSVILANSNDPQPNWKLDSSKTTVTQTVNAKASAFLSDIECNNAKIKGNFSVNTNSDDDFIGFVFGYKDVGHYYLFDWKKISQDAAKQGMSVKLINTDDSVSAGDLWITTGSENKVTSLYNNNIGYKANTVYNFNLNFTGEGSFNIVVKEGDKILANITINDSTYTSGKFGFYNFSQSMVNYSGFTMEELPSALKTIGGDSKVNLTWDALTDATSYIVKRSTTPGGPYTPIATDVKDTTYTDTDVTNGTTYYYIVTAIVAGRESGNSNEALATPEASQTPPATEAKLKVVLEVSETLQLSVDDDLNINTQMMWSSSEPTVATVNEKGIVTALVPGNTVITVKSTDGSYTDYINVLVVENADDYRLAIDLKIGETARLTVDDFTNTANVTWAPMDSSIANVTSKGKVTALSKGLVLVSAKDADGNIIGRIYVRVRE
- a CDS encoding amino acid ABC transporter substrate-binding protein, which encodes MKKIMIKAALVLGTLAMLTGCSGKKEAAPTSAAEAGKTTESAQATEAGKTADGEDTFTVGFDQDFPPMGFKADNGEYTGFDLDLAKEVAKRLGKKFVAQPIAWDAKDMELQSGNIDCIWNGFTITGREDGYTWSKPYMKNSQVFVVGKDSGIKTLSDLSGKVVEVQADSSAEKAIKEDDALLKTFKTLQTTPDYNTAFMDLEMGAVDAVAMDVIVAAYQIEQRKADFVILEESLSAEEYGVGFKKGNEALRDQVQEQLEAMAADGTCKKISEQWFGKDVTTVGK
- a CDS encoding amino acid ABC transporter ATP-binding protein codes for the protein MYLLEMNHVRKSFNGQEVLKDISLSVKEGEIVSIIGPSGSGKSTLLRCATMLEQMDGGELVYLGEKAAWNEAGGTSIYADKDKLKKIQKNYGLVFQNFHLFPHISVLQNIMDAPLHVQKRNKEEVYGEAVKLLKKMGLEDKAKAYPCQLSGGQCQRVAIARALALNPKILFFDEPTSALDPELTGEVLKVIRSLADLQITMVIVTHEMAFARDISDRVIFMADGVIVEEGTPEEVFSSSNVRTQSFLGRYGENI